CTCAAAGTTCATTATTTTccttgtcttaaaaagaaaaagaaaaaggaccaaGTATGATTGTGTCAACAagaatttaaaactgaaaaattctGCCACAACACATCAATATTGAGACTGAAACACAAGGAATGTAAAAAGAAGAGATATATACTACACATACCAATATACTCTATTGTAGATTGTATAGATTTCTAtttcctcccccacccagccACAAACATACTAAATATGATTAGTACCTTGGGCTAAAGAAATGCTAAGTTTGAATTATGTCTGTTGACTGGCAGGAgtgaggatccaggttcaatcccaggcagtggagaaaaagaaaaattaaagaaatagaaaaataaaaggaaataaaaatttcatgggTTTTGTTATTACAAAACCAATATAAATTTTGTTTGCCAACTTTCTAGTTTATTAAAGTAATAGTCTCATGGTAAAATAATTCATGTTTAAGTTTttctatgaataaaaatatacaagaaaacattgaaattagAAATAATCTTATCATTAATATTATTCAATATTGGAATATCAATGAGTAATGATGAAATTAATATTCTGTTCTAAAGTAAAAATTTCCATTTGTTCTTTACTAATATTGTCTTCAGAATTGAATTCAAAATTCACTAAagtaatttatatttgaaataaaatatttgtttcaatCTGTGAAATACTCCTTTGAGTCATCCTGCTTGTGCTTAATCTGTCAATACATCTGATTGTTCTCTTGATTCTTACCAATATAGACATCTCTACCTGAAACTAACCTATATATGCTGCCCTAAATTCAACActgtttttataaagaatataCTATAATTAGTATGTCCAAGAGTATGCTTAATAATTAAGTTAGAAGAGATAAATCAAAAGAAGAGTATAagtgttaaaaaaagaaaaaaaatgtgactaaAAACACAATATTGAGAAGAGCATATCAGAGTCTAAAGAGTAAACTTTTTTCTCTGTATCCTATTAGTGTTCTAGGATTTTATCAAGGTAAACACCCAGTAAGAATTCTGAATCAATTCCCCAAATAGAAGAGAGATTTCTTCAAGTGTATGCACTTTCTCTCTCCTATACTAGTCCCTGCTACAGTTACTTGTATGTGCCACAATCTGCTTATTCTAGAGAACAaaataagtataattaaaatgactttataaaataatatatagttgaaatatatatgtatgtacatacatgcatggatgcaataacagttttaaaaaggaGGTAGTGAATTTAAAGGAGAACACTTAGGTGTAAATGGGAAGGttttgagagaggaaaggaaatgaagaatgtTGTATGTATATTAACatcaccaaaataaaaaataagtaactgTGATGTGTGAACCTTATCAGACTTTGAATAGATGATGtgattatatagatagataattatCAGGAGACATTTTCACAGGTCACCAGGGAGAAAGGCAAAAAATACAATGACAGCCACAATTGGTGGACAGaaatggtggagagagagagacatatagcATCAAACATGAAGTAAAACCAAAAAAGGGTCTTTGTACCTAATTGTATTTCTTATTCTATCCCACTACATAAAATTGACTCAACAAAACTATGTTTCACATTGTTTCCTAACTATATGAATATAATCCTCATGTCCAAAGAAGCTAttatattaaacattaattaaaaacaatgttttattaaCTTCTACTTTATTGCAAACTATGGAAATAACCTGGAAACCTCATTTACTTTCGATCATCTGAGACCACTTTCTTTCTCCACAACTTCTTCATGGCATTTTTCACCTCTGCATTCCTCAGTGTGTAAATCAGAGGATTGAGCAAAGGTGTACCAATTGAATAAAATATAGCTATCATCTTGTCCATAGGAAATGTTGTTGCAGGGCGTGTGTATATAAAGATGCAAGGTCCAAAGAACAGGATGACCACAATAATGTGGGATATGCAGGTAGATAgggctttcctccttccttcagcACTGTGGTTTCTTAGAGAACGAAGAATAATGACATAGGAGACCATCAGCATGAGGAAACTCACTGTACAAATGGCTCCACTGTTAGATACCAGAAGCAAGTTGATCAAATATGTGTCTGAACAGGCAAGCTTCAATAGTGGCTGCAAGTCACAGAAATAGTGATCGATTTCATTGGGGCCACAAAAGGGCAAACTCAAGGCTAGAAATATCTGGACTAAAGAATGCACACAGGATCCCACCCAGGCTATGGCCACCAAAACCCCACAGACCCGGCGGCTCATGATGGTCATGTAGTGCAGGGGCTTACAAATGGCCACATATCGGTCAACAGCCATGAGGATAAGGATAAAGATCTCCAGACAGCCgaagaaatgaaatgtaaaaactTGGATTATGCACTCTGTGAACGATATAGAGGCTTCCTTAAGCAAGGAGTCCACAATTGTTCTTGGGGCTATGGTTGTAGAGAAGCAGGTGTCAGACAAGGATAAGTAAaacaggaagaagtacatgggactCCCAAGGGTCTGGCTTGTCTTGATTGTAGCAATGATAAGCAAGTTACCCAGTAATGTCCCCatgtaaaaaagcaaaaacacaatAAATAGGATTTTCTTCCTAAAAGGATCCTGTGTCAGACCAAGTAGAATGAATTCAGTCACATTGTTATTCAGCCACATTGTTTCTCATTAGTGATCAGAAATTGCTAATGTGAAACAgtttatctggaaaaaaaaaaaaacgacattCAATTTGTTGTTGAAATATGATGCTACGCTAAGCAAAAGTAAattcattaatgatattctctctgtaatttttaaataagtaatttaatACTTCTTCCTGCATTTTAGTGACTCATAACAGTGCCCTGTTATGAGTCCTAAAAATGGTTAGGAATGGTTTACCATAGAACCCCTCAAATACAAATCCTTGTTATTACAATTATGGTTAATATTACAACTAGAAGGATATAGAGTTACAATATGTGATCAGTGATATTTTTAtcattaactttaatttttcacatATAATTAACAGTAAAGAACATAatcaacttaatttttaatatatatttgattgCCTTAGTGTTTTATGAACCAAAAAAATTCCTAATACTAACACACCATAAAGAATATCATATATTTTTGACATATCATTATGCATATTTGAAGAAATGcttatataaagtattttaaaactctaTAAAGATTCTTTCAGATAGTCCAGTATAAACATGAGGAAAATaagcatttctttccttcctttctttctttctttctttctttctttctttctttctttctttctttctttttcttttttttttttttttttttttgagacagggtttctctgtatagccctggatgtcctggaactcactctgtagagcaggctggcctcaaactcagaaattcagctgcttctgcctcccaagtgctgggattaagggtgtgccaccacgcccagctggaaaATAAGTATTTCTAACTTCCAAATAATCTGAAAATGTGGTGATATGTCTTACCTTACATAGTCAATGGATCAGAATTATAGTTTTTGGTATCtagaaatattattaatattacctcttttaattcttctttcttgttaatgCAGCATATTTTAGAGCACTTAGAGTCCAGtggttatatttaaataaaatgaaatggcaGATATCATTGTTTAATTGTTAACATTTTCATGATAGAAGTCTTATTCACATGTGTTGGAATCAGCTGACAGAGGACTAGAAGATAAATGAAATCCCCAGTAGCTTTTAATAAACACCATGTTCTTAGAATGAAGCAGTAATATAGAACCAAAATGAAGATATGGTTTTGCAGAACATAAAAGGTAAATAGTCTGTAattgactcttttttttccttttgtttctgcctCAAAAGTTGATTACTCAATTTTAAATACTCAgacttcaaattaaaaattaatagggaatattatattttcatgatttttgcttttaaaaacagaacctTTTATCCAATTATTTCTTCCCAAAATAATGTTGGATGAAACATATAGTCAGCAATACCTAAATTGAAATGAAATCTATTTAATAAGCTACATGGAAGGCTTCCATCCACATATTCACTGTATGATACTGGAAGCTGTTAGTCAAAGTAAGGGATTAAACcagacaagacagacacagaATTTTCCTTATACGCATTTAGGTTTCTTTcagcaaattttcttttctgcttgtgTTGTTCTTCCCCTTACTATAAATCGAAAAATACTTGGGAAATTGTCAGATAAAGTTATTCATTGTAGCATCTGTGATTTTGGCAAGGCTCTTAGTTTATAAGAGAATTGAGTTGTTTTTACTAATTACCAAAATGactttatacttttatttgttgCACTAGATTCCTCCATGGCATATTTGTACATGGAAATGACATATATTTTGTGCATATGATGATAGGAAAAATGCATTCACCTCTATCATTTTCAGCAGACCTTTGAGAATATAATGTTTCACGTGCTTGCTCTCtatactcaaacacatacacagagttttTATATGTGAAGAGTTAGGAGTACTGGATTTAATAAACATGGTAAAAGTTATAGCTCTAtgtcaaacatttatttttaataacatatatattattttcatcaATAGTTAAAATCGTCCTCATTCCCTAGAACTTCTTCAAAATATAGCtcttgacttatttttatttatttatttatttatttatttatttatttatttatttatttatttggtttttctagacagggtttctctgtgtagccctggctgtcctggaactcactttgtagagcaggctggcctcaaactcagaaatatgcctgcctctgcctcccaagtgctgggattaaaggcgtgcgccaccatgcccagctagctCTTGACATTTTGAGACTCAGATTTAAAGAACATCCAAAGAAGTTTTCAATGAGAGTTTTGTAAtaaggaaagtgttttctgatttGTGAAATGTTTTTCCTCATAGGTTTTGTTATGCTAATTTACTAATGTAATACAATGCACTGCAATTATCTGAATGTTTCTTTAGTTtacttcctgaaaaaaaaatacataaaaaaaaatctatgctcaTAAAGTATCACACTACACTACAGCAAACTCAACATCTTATATGTATGAATACCTATATAGCCTTATCACTTACTTCTAAACTGTAATACTGAACTGGGGTAATGGCTCAAGGGGAGAAGTGCTTGCTGGACATGATTATATGAGTTCAAATCTCTACCCTGTGAAAAACTAAGCATGAGGGAATGTACTTAAAGCCCAAAccaagacaggcagatctcaggaCTCACGCCCAGCAATTCTAGCCACACTGAACTTCATTATATTGAAGAAGACATCCTGATATcaccttctggtctccacacatggGCAAACACATCACTACATCACCGTGTACACCAACACCTAAAATATAGTACTTATCTGattattttagtgatttttctaACATTAGATCATATTCCATTCCTGACTTTGCTTGAAATTACAATGCACTGcttatgaaaggaagaaaataaggtcCTAATTTACTTCTTAGAAAGCTCCAAGACTTAAGTAACTGCAGAATTTGCAGCAAGGACTGTAACATGTATGTGTTGTGTTTTAAAAAGTTCTGGCATCCATAAAGTGAACATTTTCAGAAACTACTGTAATGATTTACATAGATAACCTTGACATTTTTGCATCTCCTtgataaaaatctattttgtttctctgtacaCATAACCCTAAGTCCATTTCCCCTCTGGAGTTACTACATGTTTTTCCAGCAAGTTCTGAAAggcataaaatatgaaaaacctGTTGCACTGGAAGAAAGACACCTGGAGAAACTCAAGGATGGCCATAAGAGATCATTGCAGCAGTTAAAAGATGATGAGATGATGACATTGTAGGTGATGGGAAAGAGCTGAATGAAAAACTACccagaagaggggagaaaagaaaacgTAGACTAGAATGTGTAGCATCTCGCTTAGCTCGATGCTGCCCTGCAGATTCCCCATTAAAAGCATCAACACTGTTCcgtctccctttcttttctaacTCAGCTatactgcttttctttcttctagggAATCCCTACACTCCCTTAAATTTCATGAAGAGGTCACCGTTATCACAAGAAAAATagcttttaattatttgttgAATAACAGATTATTTCTCTGGGAGTTTTAATCCTTCCCACTGCAAAAAACAGTGATATTCTTTCTCCTGGCGAAATTATATGTGAAAATCACCTTGTCATTTTACACTGGCTCCTTAAATAGCATGGAATTTATATGTAGTTATTATTCCTTTCAAATATTACTAAGTAGAGGGCATAATAATTTTGTATGGTCAAGAGTAAATCATAGAAGAGTATTttcagtagaaaacaaaacaaacataaaaccaagAATTCAAGAACAccataagaaaactgaaaaatcagctaacctgggctcacagagactaaaccaaaaTCAGGGAGACTGCATGGGCCTGTGACTTAGAacctttgcatatatgtgtgttatggtTGTGTATTGTGACCTACTTGTGGAACTCTTAacactggaggcaggaactgtttTTGACACTTTTGTCTGCTTTGAGAACCCTATTTCTCCTACTTGATTGCCTCATCCAGCTGTAGTATGCACAGACTTGCTTAGTTTTATTACAATTTGgtatgccatatttggttgatatttttctgaagggaaacacaGAAAATGTGTATGGGGGAAatagagactgggaggagaggagagaggaaaacctgatataatgtatgaaaaatgaaataaaataaaacaacaaaaccaaaaacaaactaataatCAAAGATTGACTGATAACAAATAATGAGGACGGGAATAAAATTCTTacccaaaaatatttttagattttcacTTGCTATTCTCAtagcatttttctctattttcatgCTTACATGTCATTAATTCATGCTCTTTTGGAATAGATTACATATTGCCCATATTATGTTAGtcttttaattacattaattatgAACATTCTCTGAAATTTACTTGTTCACCTTTCAGATAAATCTCAGATGTGAATAAACTACAAATTACAGTCTCATGAAATTGAGGAAGAACTGTAAAAGTTTAATACTCTATTCATGTTTGTCATTTAGAGATGGAAAAGCTAGCATCCTTCAGAAGACTCTTTACAGTAACTAGTCTTTGTTAACCTTCCTCTGATTGTTGACAAGACAAAATCTCCCATCAATTTCTGGTATCTATAGCTCATGGTAATATCACAACTTGTGATATACCACCACCTCAAAAGTAAagtatttaagaattatttaagaattatttaagaataagaattatttaagaattatttaaataatttaattatttaagaattatttgGCAAACCCCTGTGTCAATAAACTATGATCAAGTTTAACTTCTGTAACACATCCTTGTCTTCTCACCATGATGGCTTTTCACACAAGTGGTGTTTGCATAAAACTTTTGCAAACATCAATGTAGGAGTTTTGCCTAAATGTTTATAATTCACTTGATTTTCATTATACCAGTAAAGTTTTAAAGTATTGAGTTATGTTTTTCTATATCGTGTTCACAGGATATCAGAGTAATTCATATTTAAGACTGTAGATGTGTTTAAAAAACTGAATTAACCTGTGATAAAGATCTGAgctcaaaaagtaaaaatctgCCACTTACCAACTGGAGGGCTTGGCAA
The DNA window shown above is from Mus pahari chromosome 3, PAHARI_EIJ_v1.1, whole genome shotgun sequence and carries:
- the LOC110318628 gene encoding olfactory receptor 4C16-like, translating into MWLNNNVTEFILLGLTQDPFRKKILFIVFLLFYMGTLLGNLLIIATIKTSQTLGSPMYFFLFYLSLSDTCFSTTIAPRTIVDSLLKEASISFTECIIQVFTFHFFGCLEIFILILMAVDRYVAICKPLHYMTIMSRRVCGVLVAIAWVGSCVHSLVQIFLALSLPFCGPNEIDHYFCDLQPLLKLACSDTYLINLLLVSNSGAICTVSFLMLMVSYVIILRSLRNHSAEGRRKALSTCISHIIVVILFFGPCIFIYTRPATTFPMDKMIAIFYSIGTPLLNPLIYTLRNAEVKNAMKKLWRKKVVSDDRK